The bacterium DNA segment TATTATCTAAAAACAAAGGAAATACCTCAGAAAAATTTGGATAAAATAGGAGAAAAAATAATAAGAATTATTTCTTATTGTTTAATGCCCACACATATCCACCTTATTCTTTCTTCTGAAGTAGAAGATGGTATAACAAAATTTATGAAAAATTTACTTGATAGTTATACAAGATATTTCAATACAAAAACAAAAAGAAAAGGGCCTTTGTGGGAAAGCAGATTTAAAAGTGTCTTACTTGAAACAGATGAACAATTGTTTCATTTAACAAGATATATACATCTAAACCCGGTAACAGCATATTTGATAAATAAACCAGAAGAATGGCAGTACTCAGCTTATTCAGAATATTTAGATAGTATAAAACAGGAGAAAAAAATTTGTGAATATGATAATTTATTAGAAATAAACCCAGAAAAATACAGGGAATTTGTAGAGAATAGAATTTCATATAAAAGAGAACTTGCAAAAATTAAAAAGATAGTTTTTGATTGATGTAAGTTACTGAAATTCAATAACTTGTTAACTTCGTAAGTTAACAAAAGGGGAAAATGAAATTATCAGTGATTATTCCTGTTTATAATGAAAGAGACACAATAAACAAAATAATTGAAAAAGTTAGAAAAGTCCCAATTGAAAAAGAAATAATTATTGTTGATGATGGAAGTACAGATGGAACGCAAAATATATTAAAAAATTTTAATAATAAAGATATAAAAGTCATATTAAAAGAAAAAAATGAAGGCAAGGGAATGTCTATAAGAGAAGGACTTAAATATGTTAGTGGAGATATTGTGGTAATTCAAGATGCTGATTTAGAGTATGAACCGATGG contains these protein-coding regions:
- a CDS encoding transposase gives rise to the protein MDKRIFYKDGVFHIFTRSIAEYKIFKDNNDYLRFIEMLKFYQYKRNCSFSYYLKTKEIPQKNLDKIGEKIIRIISYCLMPTHIHLILSSEVEDGITKFMKNLLDSYTRYFNTKTKRKGPLWESRFKSVLLETDEQLFHLTRYIHLNPVTAYLINKPEEWQYSAYSEYLDSIKQEKKICEYDNLLEINPEKYREFVENRISYKRELAKIKKIVFD